DNA from Xiphophorus maculatus strain JP 163 A chromosome 6, X_maculatus-5.0-male, whole genome shotgun sequence:
tagtaAATCAAATTTCCCACAACGTCTACAGGTCAGTGAACACAACAGCTTGAGTCTCAGTTCTGATCAGCAGGTGGCgctaacactttatttgacaggctGCATTAGACTGACATGATGGTGTTGGTCAGTCTAATGCAGCCTGTCACATAAAGTGTTAGCCAGGCGGCTAACGGAGCTCTAGCTCCCCCTACAGGGCGCATCCTGAAAGACACAGCGACCCCAACCTTTGTCTCCACGTCCAGGTGTGCTGAGACACACGCCAGCTGCTGACAGGTGAGGCTCACGTTGACCTGGTGCAGTGCTGCCCGGGGGTCATGTGAccatgatgatgtcatcagggTCCTCTGTAGCTAATGCTGCCGTTTCTCAACTCTTCTGCTCCGATGCCCAGGTGGGCAGGTCCTCTTCCTGCTCACCTGGAACTCTGATGCAAACCTCCCCAGGTCTTCCAGGTGTGTTCCAGGCGTTTTCCAGGTGTGTCCCAGGTATGTTCCAGGTGTTTTCCAGGTGTGTTCCAGGTATATTCCAGGTGTTCCAGGTGTTTTCAGAAGTTACAAATCTTGGCTTGATAAAAGAACTTTTTTTCATGTCCAATAATTCCTGCAGGTAAACATGCGAGCAGCACCTGGGAAGGTATCGGTCCAATCAGATTGCAGGGAGCAGGGAGGGGGCGTGGCGTCTTCGCGTgtgtttcagcagcagctggcgGTCCGGGCTGGAGTACTCGCACTGTTGGCATGGAAACACCTCACCTGTGTGATGGCGGCGAGCGTGGAGGTCCAGGCTCTTCTTCTGGATGCTGACGGTGGAAAAACTTGTCAGGTTACCATGGTAACCGGCAGGTACACTATTCAGACGGAGGAACTAAAACACAGAAGGGTATGAAGGGGGCGTGTCTAACAGGTGACTTACCTGCTGTAGCTACAGAGCTGGCAGCGGTACGGCTTCACCTGGCTGTGAGTCCTGCTGTGTCTGAGCAGGGAGCTGCGGTCGATGGAGGCGTACGGACACTCAGCACACCTGAACGGCTTCTCACCTGGGCAAAACACAGGAGCAGCTTCCAGACCAAAGGTCACCACCCAGGTGGGTTACCTGCGTCAGTCTCAGGTGTGTTACCTGTGTGAGTCCTCAGGTGTTGCCTCAGCGAGGCCTTCAGCCTGCTGCTGTAGGGACAGTGAGGACAGGTGAAGGGTTTCTCGGCTCCGTGGACGCCCAGGTGACGTCTCAGAGTCAGCTTAGAGGAGAACTTCCTGTAGTGGGAACACCTTGGAGCTCAGGTGTGGCGGCCGGGAAGCCAGCTCTGTGACTGGTCGGTCGGTCGGTCTGGGTGTAGTGGTGAATTGTGGGTAACTTAGTTACCTGTGGCACAGAGAGCAGGTGAGGCCCGCCTGCTCCTGGTTCCTGATTGGTGAGACGACCTGGGACGAACCAGACTGGGACAAACTGGTCGGACTGGGAACAGAGTTGCTCGGATCACAtgctgctttctgattggctgttggcCCGGGGAGATTCAGAGGTCGACCAATAGGAGAAGGTCTGCTgccaaaacaaaactcaaagttttcAGGAATAGATTTGAAACAAGATGAAATTCAATAAGGTTTTATGCCAAcccaccccaccccaccccaACCCACTCCATCTGCTCCACCCGCTCCGCCTCTTGATGTGTAGTTGGTTAAAATGACTCACCTGTCAGGAAGCTCCGCCCTCTTTGGGTCTTGTGGTGCGGTCAGCCGGGCCCTCCACCTGTCTGAAGGCCAATCAGCCGAAGATCCTCCACCCGTCCTGccgctcctcctcttcctcctccttcctctcctgcAGCGCCTCCTGCAGTGCGGCTCCAGCGCCTCCCAGCTGTCGGCCGTCCGGCCGCAGCGGCTGCAGCCGAAGCCGCCGGCGACTCGGTGCGACCGGACGTGGACATCCAGCAGCCGTTCTGACGGGAGCGTCAGGGGACAGAGGGGACACGGCAGCCGGCCGGAGGGCGGAGCCTCTCGGCCATCGGCGGGAGGAGGCCTGACGGAGGAGATCCGACAGAGTCCCAGGGTCATGAGGTGGGCGGACTGGGCAGACTGGTCCGTCTGCTCCTGGGTGGAGGGAGGTGTGGCGGGACAGGACAGCTCCACCGGCGCCCCCTTCAGGGGGAACATGGAGGAGTCCTCAAACAGAGTGCTGACCTGCagcaccacagaagaagaaaaaggtcCAACAGGGCAGTAGTACCtcgcaggtgtgtgtgtgttactcccaggtgtgtgtgtgtgtgttacctcgCAGGTGTGTGCCACCTGAAGCCCCTCCTCTGTGCTGATGTCACAGGTGGGCGGGCTCATGCCGCCCAGCATGTCGTAGAGCAGGAAGTCCTCGTCTTCGTCACTCTGCTTGGACTCTCTGTCCAGACTCAGCCGGTAGGGCGActctggctccgccccctcctGGCTCACCTGCTGTCCGTCGGGTCCGGTCAGGCAGGCGAGGGCGGGGGGGTGGTGGCGCAGCAGAAGGTGGCTGCCGATGCCCGCCTTCATGCCACAGGTGAACTGACACACCTTGCAGCGGTAGAGCTCCACCAGGAAGGACTCCACCTGCGACAATCCCTCCACCTGCTGGCAGTACAGGCTGGAGCTCATGGCTCCGCCCACCACCTGCAGAGTCACCGGGCTGATGTCACTGTAGCGCTGTGCCACCCACGACATCACCGCCGCcgctgctctctgattggctgcctgcaGTCATCTGGAGACGATTAAAGCACGtcagaacctgaaccagaacctggctggTCCAGCCTCCACAGTCTTCTGTGATTGGTCACAGGATGCATGACATCACAacaggggtcaggggtcagactCCAGAAGACCCCGTGACAGATCCTAAAGGAGCccagcagcgccccctgcagagcgctgtggttctggtccagagagttcaaaggtccaaacggtaaaaattagaacaaattatttaaatcttcctcttcctccaaaACCCAATGAAGTCCTGAAATCTTTCAGGTGTTTTTCCCTCTAAGGAAACTTTAGACTTTGATTTGCTATTGAtgataaaacttgtttattttgtgacatcGAGTCGACTGAACATCTTTTCTATGAATGTGTTTATTGCAAAGTTTTCTGTTATAATGTTCACTACTGGCTTTTCCCTAAAACTCCAAACTTACCTGAATTTTCtaagaaacatttttgggattctgagaaaagaaaagaaatttgaaaggctactaaatgtaataattatcaAGTTTTTCATTCACAAATGTGGTTTTCTTAAAACCAAACCATCTTTCCTCACTTTTCACAGGGAACTCTGCCTCCTTTTCTTATCTCTAAAATTCATGGACACAGAACAAGATGCAGATCTGGATAATATGATAAACTATTTGAAACTGATGGAAAACCcctgctggttttttttttgttctttcgtCTTTTCTGTCTGTGAGGAACCAGCCTGGTTCGGcttcttcaggtgtttcagGTTTGTGTACATCTGATGCCGAT
Protein-coding regions in this window:
- the LOC102219449 gene encoding oocyte zinc finger protein XlCOF6-like isoform X2, coding for MSWVAQRYSDISPVTLQVVGGAMSSSLYCQQVEGLSQVESFLVELYRCKVCQFTCGMKAGIGSHLLLRHHPPALACLTGPDGQQVSQEGAEPESPYRLSLDRESKQSDEDEDFLLYDMLGGMSPPTCDISTEEGLQVAHTCEVSTLFEDSSMFPLKGAPVELSCPATPPSTQEQTDQSAQSAHLMTLGLCRISSVRPPPADGREAPPSGRLPCPLCPLTLPSERLLDVHVRSHRVAGGFGCSRCGRTADSWEALEPHCRRRCRRGRRRKRRSGRTGGGSSADWPSDRWRARLTAPQDPKRAELPDRPSPIGRPLNLPGPTANQKAACDPSNSVPSPTSLSQSGSSQVVSPIRNQEQAGLTCSLCHRKFSSKLTLRRHLGVHGAEKPFTCPHCPYSSRLKASLRQHLRTHTGEKPFRCAECPYASIDRSSLLRHSRTHSQVKPYRCQLCSYSSIQKKSLDLHARRHHTGEVFPCQQCEYSSPDRQLLLKHTRRRHAPSLLPAI
- the LOC102219449 gene encoding zinc finger protein Xfin-like isoform X1, with the translated sequence MSWVAQRYSDISPVTLQVVGGAMSSSLYCQQVEGLSQVESFLVELYRCKVCQFTCGMKAGIGSHLLLRHHPPALACLTGPDGQQVSQEGAEPESPYRLSLDRESKQSDEDEDFLLYDMLGGMSPPTCDISTEEGLQVAHTCEVSTLFEDSSMFPLKGAPVELSCPATPPSTQEQTDQSAQSAHLMTLGLCRISSVRPPPADGREAPPSGRLPCPLCPLTLPSERLLDVHVRSHRVAGGFGCSRCGRTADSWEALEPHCRRRCRRGRRRKRRSGRTGGGSSADWPSDRWRARLTAPQDPKRAELPDSRPSPIGRPLNLPGPTANQKAACDPSNSVPSPTSLSQSGSSQVVSPIRNQEQAGLTCSLCHRKFSSKLTLRRHLGVHGAEKPFTCPHCPYSSRLKASLRQHLRTHTGEKPFRCAECPYASIDRSSLLRHSRTHSQVKPYRCQLCSYSSIQKKSLDLHARRHHTGEVFPCQQCEYSSPDRQLLLKHTRRRHAPSLLPAI